In Shewanella sp. VB17, a single genomic region encodes these proteins:
- a CDS encoding DUF4123 domain-containing protein, whose amino-acid sequence MRNLMLSAETGTHWYVILNGTSDFSALQHFYRLGGNDAQPLWHGTAYADWLEVMPFIAAITPDSAFIDWINHEAHEDWGMLVSAKTPMSTVFEHFRSLTQIYLPSNKSVFFRFYDPRFGLPVADLCDEAQRSDLMGPTLQWVANGAVVNNALTAHHDWALANPPKAFPWWELPTEVYQQLANDGSALVINLLKDIDQVRPDLVAAYHEPILALKAQRFVAHYQGAKGSHLADFIVHIEQEQQRLGSD is encoded by the coding sequence ATGCGCAATTTAATGTTATCGGCAGAGACAGGTACACATTGGTATGTGATCCTCAATGGCACCAGTGATTTCAGTGCTCTGCAGCATTTTTATCGTTTAGGTGGTAATGATGCTCAACCTCTTTGGCATGGCACAGCCTATGCTGACTGGTTGGAAGTGATGCCGTTTATTGCTGCTATCACCCCCGATAGCGCGTTTATTGATTGGATTAACCATGAGGCGCATGAAGACTGGGGGATGCTGGTGAGCGCTAAGACGCCAATGAGCACGGTTTTTGAGCATTTTCGCAGCTTGACACAAATATATTTGCCGTCAAATAAATCGGTGTTTTTTCGCTTTTATGATCCTCGCTTTGGCTTACCAGTGGCCGACTTGTGTGATGAGGCGCAGCGCAGTGACCTGATGGGGCCAACACTGCAATGGGTTGCTAATGGTGCTGTGGTTAACAATGCCTTGACCGCTCACCATGACTGGGCGCTCGCCAATCCACCTAAGGCGTTTCCTTGGTGGGAGTTACCCACTGAGGTTTATCAACAACTGGCCAATGATGGCAGCGCCTTAGTGATCAATTTACTCAAAGATATCGACCAAGTCAGGCCTGATTTGGTGGCCGCCTACCATGAGCCAATATTGGCATTAAAAGCACAGCGATTTGTCGCGCATTATCAAGGTGCAAAAGGCAGTCATCTTGCTGACTTTATTGTACACATAGAACAAGAACAACAAAGGTTAGGAAGTGATTAA
- a CDS encoding type VI secretion system Vgr family protein, translating to MALLGSGLRFHFKAKGLAQDSFDVLDFTFIESLSQPFEVKLSLLSRLDNLTPESVVDQAGLMSWSQNDSIERHVHGIVSQFSKGDTGHHHTQYTITLVPALSRLKLRQNSRIFQQQSVLTIISTLFSEMGISDVAFSCDARFESDVREYCVQYRETDFDFISRLAAEAGLFYYFEHIEDKHTLVFCDSTAKLSPLANPFPYNALSGGVAEVAFVRRFSYQHQIKPAIVSLKDQSFKKPQYSFLQSSTGQHLTFQQTDYEHFDYPGRYKDDATGKPITQVRQEYLRRHAQLARGQSNIMQAISGAKFTLAEHSDAALNRDWVLTQVTHTGEQGAAAEEANTQKPTRYSNDFEAIPASNPWQARPCVKPLVAGSQMATVVGPEGEEIFCDEYGRVKVQFPWDRYGEGDDTASCWVRVSQDWAGGQYGMMALPRIGHAVIVSFLEGDPDQPIITGRTFHSINQVPYPLPANKTRTVLKTQTHKGEGSNELRFEDEADKQEIYIHGQKDMNTLVENDQAQHIKHDQHLLVDNERLTHIKANQHMTVEGESRTLVKGDASLQTDASLQQKVAKASILDAGVEVHIKVGQKVVIESGSEITLKAGGSFVKIDPAGVHLSGPAINLNAGGGAGSGSGYAGQLPIAPIGVEEAVLAVSEDIVLQAALLVTQEATPSMLTPAQIATLKSPAPFCEECEKCKDGQCAI from the coding sequence ATGGCGCTGTTAGGCTCCGGATTGCGGTTTCATTTTAAGGCGAAAGGGTTAGCGCAAGACAGTTTTGATGTACTGGACTTTACATTTATTGAGTCTTTGTCACAGCCGTTTGAAGTTAAATTGAGCTTATTGAGTCGGTTAGATAACCTGACGCCTGAGTCTGTCGTCGACCAAGCGGGTTTGATGAGTTGGAGTCAAAATGACAGTATTGAGCGCCATGTTCATGGGATTGTCAGTCAGTTCAGTAAAGGCGACACGGGCCACCATCATACGCAATATACCATCACCTTAGTGCCGGCGTTGTCTCGACTGAAGTTAAGGCAAAACAGCCGTATATTTCAGCAACAAAGTGTGTTGACCATCATTTCTACCTTGTTCAGTGAAATGGGCATTAGTGATGTTGCCTTCAGTTGCGATGCTAGGTTTGAATCCGATGTACGAGAGTATTGCGTGCAATATCGTGAAACGGATTTTGACTTTATCAGTCGTTTAGCCGCCGAAGCCGGCTTGTTTTATTATTTTGAGCATATCGAAGACAAGCACACACTGGTATTTTGTGACAGCACAGCTAAGTTGAGCCCATTAGCGAATCCCTTTCCTTATAACGCCCTTAGTGGTGGCGTGGCCGAGGTTGCGTTTGTTAGACGGTTTAGTTATCAGCATCAAATTAAGCCCGCCATTGTTAGCTTGAAAGATCAGAGCTTTAAAAAGCCGCAATACAGTTTTTTGCAAAGCAGTACTGGCCAACACTTAACATTTCAACAAACAGATTACGAACACTTTGATTATCCTGGGCGCTACAAAGACGACGCTACAGGTAAGCCTATCACCCAAGTTCGGCAAGAGTATTTACGCCGTCATGCCCAGCTTGCCAGAGGTCAAAGTAACATTATGCAGGCGATATCGGGCGCTAAGTTTACGTTGGCTGAGCACAGTGATGCCGCGCTTAACCGTGACTGGGTGTTAACCCAAGTGACCCATACGGGTGAGCAAGGCGCTGCCGCTGAAGAGGCGAACACGCAAAAGCCGACTCGTTATAGTAATGATTTTGAGGCCATTCCCGCCAGCAATCCTTGGCAGGCTAGGCCTTGCGTTAAACCGCTGGTAGCGGGATCGCAAATGGCGACTGTGGTCGGCCCTGAGGGTGAAGAGATATTTTGCGATGAATATGGCCGAGTGAAAGTACAATTTCCTTGGGACCGTTATGGCGAAGGTGATGACACGGCCAGCTGTTGGGTGCGTGTTAGCCAAGATTGGGCTGGCGGTCAATATGGCATGATGGCACTGCCGCGTATTGGTCATGCTGTCATCGTCAGTTTTTTAGAAGGCGATCCCGATCAACCCATTATTACCGGCCGTACCTTTCACAGCATCAATCAAGTACCTTACCCATTACCAGCAAATAAGACTCGTACGGTATTGAAAACCCAAACTCATAAGGGCGAAGGTAGCAATGAGCTGAGGTTTGAAGACGAGGCGGATAAGCAAGAAATTTATATTCATGGCCAAAAGGACATGAATACCTTAGTTGAAAATGATCAAGCACAACACATCAAGCACGACCAGCATCTGTTAGTTGACAACGAACGATTGACTCATATCAAAGCCAACCAGCATATGACGGTTGAAGGGGAAAGCCGCACCTTGGTTAAAGGTGATGCCAGTCTTCAGACTGATGCTAGCTTGCAGCAAAAAGTGGCCAAAGCCTCGATATTAGATGCGGGCGTTGAAGTGCATATTAAAGTGGGTCAAAAGGTCGTCATCGAATCTGGCTCAGAAATTACCCTCAAAGCGGGGGGGAGCTTTGTTAAAATTGACCCTGCTGGTGTTCATCTTTCAGGCCCGGCAATTAACCTTAATGCTGGCGGTGGTGCTGGCAGTGGTAGTGGTTATGCCGGACAACTGCCCATCGCGCCCATTGGCGTCGAGGAGGCGGTATTAGCCGTGAGTGAAGATATTGTGCTACAAGCTGCCTTATTGGTGACCCAAGAGGCGACACCAAGCATGCTTACCCCAGCTCAAATCGCCACTTTAAAAAGTCCGGCTCCTTTTTGCGAAGAGTGTGAAAAGTGTAAGGATGGACAATGCGCAATTTAA
- a CDS encoding Hcp family type VI secretion system effector: protein MPTPCYISIKGETQGHITAGAFTADSVGDIFVEGHADQMMVQQFDHVVTVPTDPQSGMPSGQRVHKPFQFTVALNKAVPLMYNALATGEKITEVELKWYRTSIEGKQEHYFTTSLEGATIVDIEFGMPHCQDPTQADFTQLITVSMGYRKINWDHTVSGTSGADDWRAPVEA from the coding sequence ATGCCAACACCATGTTATATCTCAATCAAAGGCGAAACTCAGGGTCACATTACAGCTGGTGCATTCACCGCTGATTCTGTCGGTGATATTTTTGTTGAAGGTCATGCAGATCAAATGATGGTTCAACAGTTTGATCACGTCGTTACTGTGCCAACCGATCCTCAGTCTGGTATGCCTTCAGGTCAACGCGTTCACAAGCCATTTCAATTTACCGTTGCCTTGAACAAAGCCGTGCCTTTAATGTATAACGCACTCGCAACGGGTGAAAAAATCACTGAAGTTGAGCTTAAATGGTACCGTACCTCTATTGAAGGTAAGCAAGAGCATTACTTTACCACTTCACTTGAAGGCGCCACGATTGTGGATATCGAATTCGGCATGCCTCATTGTCAAGATCCTACTCAAGCGGATTTCACTCAGTTGATCACTGTATCAATGGGCTACCGTAAAATTAATTGGGATCACACTGTTTCTGGTACTTCAGGTGCTGATGATTGGCGTGCCCCTGTCGAAGCATAA
- the fdhA gene encoding formaldehyde dehydrogenase, glutathione-independent produces MCSNHGNRGVVYVGENRVEVQPIAYPELMLGKRACQHGVILKVVTTNICGSDQHMVRGRTTAESGLVLGHEITGQVIECGSDVEFLEVGDIVSVPFNIACGRCRNCKEGNTGICLSVNPARPGAAYGYVDMGGWVGGQSEYVMVPYADFNLLKFQDREGALEKIRDLTLLSDILPTGFHGAVTAGVGPGSTVYIAGAGPVGLASAASAHLLGAACVIVGDMNPERLAQARSFGCETIDLRQDASVPEMIEQILGVPEVDAAVDCVGFEARSHGCSHHKEQPAIVLNTMMDVCRAGGGIGIPGLYVTGDPGAVDDSAKQGQLGIRIGLGWAKSHYFVTGQCPVMKYHRQLAQAIMWDKIDIAKAVNVEVISLDQAPTGYQAFDGGVAKKFVIDPHGMVA; encoded by the coding sequence ATGTGTTCAAATCATGGCAATAGAGGAGTGGTATATGTGGGCGAGAACCGAGTGGAGGTTCAACCCATAGCCTATCCAGAATTAATGTTAGGTAAGCGTGCCTGTCAGCATGGTGTTATTTTAAAAGTGGTTACCACCAATATTTGTGGTAGTGATCAGCATATGGTTCGTGGCAGAACGACAGCAGAATCAGGCTTAGTATTAGGACACGAAATTACGGGGCAAGTGATTGAATGTGGAAGTGATGTCGAGTTTTTAGAAGTGGGCGATATTGTATCTGTCCCTTTTAATATTGCTTGTGGTCGTTGTCGTAATTGTAAAGAAGGCAATACTGGTATTTGTTTGAGTGTTAATCCAGCGCGCCCCGGTGCGGCTTATGGGTATGTCGATATGGGCGGGTGGGTCGGTGGGCAGTCTGAATATGTGATGGTGCCCTATGCCGACTTTAACTTACTTAAGTTTCAAGACCGCGAAGGGGCGTTAGAGAAGATCCGTGACTTGACGTTATTGTCAGACATATTACCGACCGGATTTCATGGCGCCGTAACGGCGGGTGTGGGGCCAGGCTCTACTGTTTATATCGCTGGTGCAGGCCCGGTGGGTCTTGCTAGTGCTGCATCGGCGCATTTGTTGGGGGCAGCTTGTGTGATTGTGGGTGATATGAATCCAGAGCGACTGGCTCAGGCGAGAAGTTTTGGTTGTGAAACCATTGATTTGCGTCAAGATGCTAGCGTGCCTGAGATGATCGAACAAATTCTTGGTGTGCCAGAGGTTGACGCCGCTGTGGATTGTGTTGGATTTGAGGCTCGCAGCCACGGGTGTAGTCACCATAAAGAGCAACCAGCAATTGTACTCAATACTATGATGGATGTGTGCCGTGCTGGTGGGGGGATCGGTATTCCCGGTTTATATGTGACAGGCGATCCTGGCGCTGTTGATGACAGTGCTAAACAGGGTCAGCTTGGGATTAGAATTGGTTTAGGTTGGGCTAAATCGCACTATTTCGTGACGGGACAATGTCCGGTGATGAAATACCACAGGCAATTGGCGCAAGCCATCATGTGGGATAAAATCGATATCGCTAAAGCGGTCAATGTTGAAGTGATTTCACTGGATCAAGCCCCAACGGGTTACCAAGCTTTCGATGGCGGTGTGGCGAAAAAGTTCGTTATCGATCCCCATGGTATGGTGGCTTAG
- a CDS encoding hybrid-cluster NAD(P)-dependent oxidoreductase, whose amino-acid sequence MTLIEHSTDSLNPVNTQTWSNGRHLVHCVKVIRETHDVKTFCFMSQSPIMFFFKPGQFVTLELNINDEQVMRSYTISSSPSVPYSFSITVKRVNNGLVSNWLHDNLKEDDELAVHGPVGGFNAIDHAAEKVLLLSGGVGITPVMSMARWWFDTNSKVDIKFVHNAQSPKDIIYRQELEFIDSRIDNFSLGIICDAQDNGESWYGYRGYLNQQMLELLSPDYMDRTVFCCGPTPYMAAVKKMLIQLNFPMENYHEESFGTTSDEVLINAEESAELALAEELDTDKEFFIEFVNQGLSIKLTADETISTAGAKLRLHIPKACGMGICGTCKVRLVSGQVEMEHTGGITEEDEAEGYILSCCSKPKSHVVIDI is encoded by the coding sequence GTGACTTTGATAGAACATTCAACAGATAGTTTGAATCCGGTGAATACCCAGACTTGGAGTAACGGCCGTCATTTGGTGCACTGTGTCAAAGTCATTCGGGAAACCCATGACGTTAAAACCTTCTGTTTTATGAGTCAATCTCCCATTATGTTCTTTTTCAAACCGGGGCAATTTGTCACCTTAGAATTGAATATTAACGATGAACAGGTGATGCGTAGTTACACCATATCTTCATCTCCGTCGGTGCCCTACAGTTTCTCTATTACCGTAAAACGCGTCAACAACGGTTTGGTTTCGAATTGGCTGCATGACAACCTTAAAGAAGATGATGAATTAGCTGTGCATGGCCCTGTTGGTGGTTTCAATGCTATCGATCATGCTGCAGAAAAAGTGCTGTTACTTTCTGGTGGAGTGGGCATAACGCCTGTGATGTCCATGGCTCGCTGGTGGTTTGATACTAACAGTAAGGTGGACATTAAATTTGTTCATAATGCTCAAAGCCCTAAAGATATTATTTATCGTCAGGAATTAGAATTTATCGATTCGCGCATCGATAATTTTAGCTTGGGCATTATCTGTGATGCACAGGATAATGGTGAATCTTGGTATGGTTACCGAGGATATTTAAACCAACAAATGTTGGAACTACTCTCACCTGATTATATGGACAGAACGGTATTTTGTTGTGGTCCTACCCCTTATATGGCCGCAGTAAAAAAAATGCTTATTCAGTTGAACTTTCCCATGGAAAACTACCATGAGGAAAGCTTCGGTACCACTTCGGATGAAGTGTTAATTAACGCTGAAGAGTCTGCTGAATTGGCATTGGCAGAAGAATTAGACACTGATAAAGAATTTTTCATTGAGTTTGTGAACCAAGGTTTGTCCATTAAATTGACGGCAGATGAGACCATATCAACTGCGGGGGCCAAATTGAGGCTTCATATTCCCAAGGCTTGCGGTATGGGGATTTGTGGTACTTGTAAGGTGAGATTGGTGTCTGGTCAGGTCGAAATGGAGCATACCGGAGGAATAACCGAAGAAGATGAAGCTGAAGGGTATATTTTGAGCTGCTGTAGCAAACCTAAAAGCCATGTAGTGATTGATATATAA
- the glmS gene encoding glutamine--fructose-6-phosphate transaminase (isomerizing): MCGIVGAVAQRDVAEILVEGLRRLEYRGYDSAGVVVIHNDALNTTRRVGKVQELSAALDESPLEGGTGIAHTRWATHGEPSERNAHPHVSSGDIAVVHNGIIENHNKLRQMLKGLGYSFVSDTDTEVICHLVHHQLKTCDTLLAAVQASVKQLEGAYGTVVIDRRDSDRMIVARSGSPLVIGFGLGENFVASDQLALLPVTRSFAFLEEGDVAEVTRRSVSIFDLDGHAVEREVKESEVTHDAGDKGEYRHYMLKEIYEQPRAIAQTLTGRIANGVVLDSAFGENAAEFLKDIKHVQIIACGTSYHAGMAARYWLEDWAGVSCNVEIASEFRYRKSHMFPNSLLVTISQSGETADTLAALRLAKDMGYKATMTICNSPGSSLVRESDMAYMMKAGAEIGVASTKAFTVQLAGLLMLTAVVGRHNGMSAAMQAQITQSLQSMPAKVEQALGLDDAIAELAEDFADKHHALFLGRGDQYPIAMEGALKLKEISYIHAEAYASGELKHGPLALIDADMPVIVVAPNNELLEKLKSNVEEVRARGGLMYVFADVDAEFESDDTMKVIQVPHCDEFMAALIYTIPLQLLSYHVALIKGTDVDQPRNLAKSVTVE; encoded by the coding sequence ATGTGTGGAATAGTCGGCGCGGTTGCGCAAAGGGATGTTGCAGAAATTTTGGTAGAGGGATTACGCCGTTTAGAATACCGTGGTTATGATTCAGCGGGTGTGGTTGTGATCCATAACGACGCGTTAAACACCACCCGTCGTGTCGGTAAAGTGCAAGAGTTATCGGCAGCACTCGATGAATCACCACTCGAAGGTGGCACCGGTATTGCTCATACTCGCTGGGCAACCCACGGTGAGCCAAGTGAACGAAACGCACATCCTCATGTATCGAGCGGCGATATCGCCGTGGTTCATAATGGTATTATCGAAAATCACAATAAACTCCGTCAGATGCTTAAAGGATTAGGTTATAGCTTTGTATCAGATACTGATACAGAGGTCATTTGCCACCTAGTTCATCACCAACTGAAGACTTGTGATACCTTACTCGCCGCAGTTCAAGCAAGCGTAAAGCAACTTGAAGGGGCTTATGGCACAGTGGTCATTGATCGCCGGGATAGTGATCGCATGATTGTTGCCCGTAGTGGCAGCCCGCTGGTGATCGGTTTTGGTCTGGGCGAGAACTTTGTCGCCTCAGATCAACTGGCTCTATTACCAGTGACACGTTCTTTTGCTTTTTTAGAGGAGGGAGATGTTGCTGAAGTGACACGTCGCAGCGTGAGTATTTTTGATCTTGACGGTCATGCGGTTGAGCGCGAAGTGAAAGAGTCTGAAGTGACCCATGATGCGGGTGATAAAGGCGAATATCGTCATTACATGCTAAAAGAGATTTATGAGCAGCCGCGAGCGATTGCTCAGACTTTAACAGGCCGTATTGCCAATGGCGTCGTGTTAGATTCAGCCTTTGGTGAAAATGCTGCAGAATTTCTTAAAGACATCAAACATGTACAGATCATCGCATGTGGTACCAGTTACCACGCCGGTATGGCAGCACGTTATTGGCTAGAAGATTGGGCCGGTGTTTCTTGTAACGTAGAAATTGCATCTGAGTTTCGTTACCGAAAATCGCATATGTTCCCTAATAGCTTGCTGGTGACTATCTCTCAGTCAGGTGAAACCGCCGATACTCTAGCGGCGCTGCGTCTTGCTAAAGACATGGGTTACAAGGCCACAATGACTATCTGTAACTCACCAGGGTCATCTTTGGTGCGTGAGTCCGATATGGCGTATATGATGAAAGCGGGCGCTGAAATCGGTGTGGCTTCAACCAAAGCTTTCACGGTTCAGCTTGCAGGATTACTTATGCTAACCGCCGTCGTGGGGCGTCATAATGGTATGTCAGCTGCAATGCAGGCTCAAATAACCCAAAGCTTACAATCTATGCCGGCAAAAGTTGAGCAAGCGTTAGGGTTAGATGACGCCATTGCTGAGTTAGCTGAAGACTTTGCCGATAAGCACCATGCATTATTTTTAGGTCGTGGCGATCAATACCCTATTGCGATGGAAGGCGCATTAAAGCTTAAAGAAATCTCATACATTCACGCCGAAGCTTATGCATCAGGTGAGCTTAAACATGGTCCACTCGCCCTGATTGATGCCGATATGCCAGTGATTGTGGTGGCACCTAACAATGAGCTGTTAGAGAAACTTAAGTCCAATGTTGAGGAAGTACGTGCGCGTGGTGGTTTGATGTATGTGTTTGCCGATGTGGATGCTGAGTTTGAATCCGATGACACCATGAAGGTGATTCAAGTGCCCCATTGTGATGAATTTATGGCAGCGCTTATTTACACCATTCCTTTGCAGTTACTGTCATATCATGTGGCCTTAATTAAAGGCACCGATGTGGATCAGCCACGTAACTTAGCCAAGTCAGTGACGGTGGAATGA
- a CDS encoding DeoR/GlpR family DNA-binding transcription regulator, translating into MNKRNTQQRRHSIISILNEQGEVSVDELSVRFETSEVTIRKDLAVLEKTGLLLRRYGGAVAMPDEVTQQFSAKIAPNKLAIAQAAAQLINDHNRIIIDSGSTTSGLIQQLNNKPGLVVMTNSLQLANAIHELENEPTLLMTGGTWDPHSESFQGQVAEQVLRSYNFDQLFIGADGIDLERGTTTFNELTGLSKVMAEVSREVIVMLESDKVGRRIPNLELPWSHISVLVTDDRLAAEAINHIANHGVRVILAPYVN; encoded by the coding sequence ATGAATAAACGTAATACTCAACAGCGCCGACATAGCATTATCAGCATCTTGAATGAACAAGGTGAAGTGAGTGTTGATGAGTTGTCTGTTCGTTTCGAAACATCAGAAGTCACCATACGTAAAGATTTGGCTGTGCTAGAAAAAACCGGCCTTTTGTTACGTCGTTACGGCGGTGCTGTTGCCATGCCCGATGAGGTGACGCAACAGTTTTCGGCTAAAATAGCGCCGAATAAGTTAGCGATTGCGCAAGCGGCAGCTCAGCTGATTAATGATCATAATCGAATTATTATAGACAGCGGCAGTACCACATCCGGTCTTATTCAGCAGTTGAACAATAAACCTGGTCTTGTGGTGATGACCAATTCGTTACAGTTAGCCAATGCCATCCATGAACTGGAAAATGAACCGACATTACTGATGACGGGGGGGACGTGGGATCCTCATTCTGAATCTTTCCAAGGTCAGGTGGCCGAGCAGGTATTGAGATCATATAACTTTGATCAGCTCTTTATTGGCGCAGATGGGATAGATCTAGAGCGTGGTACTACCACCTTTAATGAGTTGACAGGATTAAGCAAAGTGATGGCTGAGGTATCTCGTGAAGTCATCGTTATGTTGGAATCGGATAAGGTTGGACGGCGTATCCCCAACTTAGAGCTGCCATGGAGTCATATCAGTGTGTTAGTGACCGATGATAGACTCGCTGCTGAGGCGATTAACCATATTGCTAATCATGGTGTGCGAGTGATCCTCGCACCTTATGTAAATTAA